One genomic region from Spirosoma sp. KCTC 42546 encodes:
- a CDS encoding LysE family translocator, producing the protein MLPINDLLLFALAALGLVLSPGPNMIYIISRSITQGRRAGLLSLAGVLTGFLVHIFLVSFGLTAVFMAIPMVYEILRWLGIGYLLFLAWEAIKPGGSSPFETRNLPHDSNAKLFQMGFLTNALNPKVAVFYLSFFPQFTRPEYGSLLAQNVELGLTQLVVSATVNFLIVLSAARMARWFQNRPAYIRAQKWVMASILAGLAMRMSIDKGK; encoded by the coding sequence ATGCTACCTATTAACGACTTATTGCTTTTCGCGCTGGCTGCACTGGGTTTGGTACTTAGTCCTGGCCCGAACATGATTTATATCATTTCCAGATCCATCACCCAGGGACGACGCGCTGGGTTACTGTCGCTGGCGGGTGTACTGACCGGCTTTCTAGTACATATTTTTCTGGTATCATTTGGGCTAACCGCTGTATTTATGGCCATCCCAATGGTGTACGAAATTCTGCGCTGGCTTGGCATTGGGTATTTACTTTTTCTGGCCTGGGAAGCGATTAAACCCGGCGGTAGTTCCCCATTTGAGACACGCAATCTGCCCCACGATTCCAATGCCAAATTATTCCAAATGGGTTTTCTAACCAACGCCTTGAATCCGAAAGTAGCCGTTTTCTATCTGTCCTTTTTCCCACAGTTCACCCGGCCCGAATACGGTTCGTTACTCGCTCAAAACGTTGAATTAGGACTTACCCAGTTAGTAGTCAGCGCAACCGTCAACTTCCTGATCGTACTATCAGCAGCGCGGATGGCACGTTGGTTTCAGAATCGTCCGGCCTACATTCGGGCGCAGAAATGGGTTATGGCCAGTATCCTGGCCGGGCTTGCGATGCGCATGTCCATTGATAAAGGGAAGTAA
- a CDS encoding FMN-binding negative transcriptional regulator — translation MYTPKLFQETDRDSLFQFVRDNPFGLLVTTGNDGIPVATHIPIELLPDADGQFQLVGHLAKANPQWKLLDQATPALAVFSGAHGYISSSWYDHVNVPTWNYLAVQITGRTRVLTDDETLAFLRQQVDKHEAYSKHPVSVDSMTEGYVRKEMRGIVAFTMTIDTLQGTAKLSQNRDDKNYQNIISELQQTNNPSAKELANEMAARRP, via the coding sequence ATGTATACCCCCAAACTGTTTCAGGAAACCGACCGTGATAGTTTGTTTCAATTTGTCCGGGATAACCCGTTTGGCTTACTGGTCACCACAGGCAACGATGGTATTCCCGTAGCCACGCATATACCCATCGAACTCCTACCCGATGCCGACGGCCAATTTCAGTTGGTTGGTCACCTGGCGAAAGCGAATCCACAATGGAAGTTGCTGGATCAGGCTACGCCCGCACTGGCTGTATTTTCGGGAGCGCATGGCTACATATCCTCGTCCTGGTACGATCATGTGAATGTACCGACCTGGAATTACCTTGCCGTTCAGATTACAGGACGAACCCGCGTATTGACGGACGACGAAACCCTGGCATTCCTGCGTCAACAGGTAGATAAGCACGAAGCCTATTCTAAGCATCCGGTATCGGTAGACAGCATGACGGAAGGGTATGTACGTAAGGAGATGCGGGGTATCGTCGCCTTTACCATGACTATTGACACATTACAAGGTACGGCTAAACTGAGTCAGAATCGCGACGACAAAAATTATCAGAACATCATTTCTGAACTACAACAAACCAACAACCCGAGCGCTAAGGAGCTAGCCAATGAGATGGCAGCTCGGCGCCCATGA
- a CDS encoding OsmC family protein — MAKQHQYALTIKWTGNTGEGTSTYRSYERSHIISVDNKPDIPGSSDPAFRGDSTKYNPEELLVASLSTCHMLSYLHLCAVAGVNVIEYTDKATGVMVETPDGGGHFSEVTLHPHVVVADSSMIDKANELHHQANKLCFIANSCNFPVHHEPTCIV, encoded by the coding sequence ATGGCGAAGCAACATCAATACGCGCTGACAATAAAGTGGACTGGTAATACAGGAGAAGGAACCAGTACCTACCGATCCTACGAGCGAAGTCATATCATCTCCGTCGATAATAAGCCGGACATTCCTGGCTCATCGGACCCAGCGTTCCGGGGCGACAGCACAAAATATAACCCGGAAGAATTACTGGTTGCCTCACTATCAACTTGCCATATGCTGTCGTACCTACATTTATGTGCCGTAGCGGGTGTCAACGTGATCGAATACACCGATAAGGCAACAGGCGTTATGGTCGAAACGCCGGACGGTGGTGGGCATTTTAGTGAGGTCACGCTTCATCCACATGTTGTAGTTGCAGATTCCTCCATGATCGACAAGGCCAATGAGCTGCACCATCAGGCAAACAAGCTCTGCTTCATAGCTAACTCCTGTAACTTTCCAGTTCACCATGAACCAACTTGTATAGTGTGA
- a CDS encoding universal stress protein, translating into MTTLLFPTDFSSNTTAALDWVRLFAHKTGATVTLLHVFQPMVADTTFPTLGDPGMGFIASQELEDISRQRLGKLADELQAEGLSVEVDWRIGFVDDSILDAARERSSDLIIMGRSDLSTFFDRLAGSAVTDVADSAQCPVLIVPTTPEGHAIRPAQVHTIAYAMQPETTQAQVSFQTDSLVEAFDAQLLILTEDKLEDAHADLIVMQLYPASGFLDSLFHPNHVAKLIEKSEVPVLVYHEKK; encoded by the coding sequence ATGACAACCCTACTATTCCCTACCGATTTTTCGTCCAATACAACTGCCGCTTTGGATTGGGTGCGGCTCTTTGCGCACAAAACGGGTGCTACCGTTACGTTACTGCACGTTTTTCAACCCATGGTTGCCGATACTACGTTTCCTACTCTTGGCGATCCAGGAATGGGTTTTATCGCATCTCAGGAACTTGAAGATATTAGCCGCCAGCGATTGGGCAAACTGGCCGATGAACTACAAGCTGAAGGGCTATCTGTTGAGGTTGACTGGCGCATTGGCTTTGTTGATGACAGTATCCTGGATGCCGCCCGCGAACGTTCGTCTGACTTGATTATAATGGGACGAAGTGACCTAAGCACGTTTTTTGACCGACTGGCGGGGAGTGCGGTAACCGATGTGGCCGATAGCGCTCAGTGCCCGGTGCTGATTGTACCCACCACGCCCGAAGGACATGCCATTCGTCCGGCTCAGGTACATACAATTGCCTATGCCATGCAGCCCGAAACAACGCAGGCTCAGGTGTCTTTTCAGACAGATTCACTGGTAGAGGCATTTGACGCCCAACTGCTCATTCTGACCGAAGATAAACTGGAGGATGCCCATGCTGACCTGATTGTGATGCAATTATACCCTGCATCTGGGTTTCTGGATAGTTTATTCCACCCCAATCACGTGGCCAAATTGATTGAAAAATCAGAAGTACCGGTGCTGGTTTATCACGAGAAAAAGTAG
- a CDS encoding SPFH domain-containing protein translates to MSFLGIFFVLAIIIIYLSVVIVQQGTVAVITVFGKYSRVMTPGLNFKIPFIEFIYRRISIQNRSVELAFQAITADQANVNFKAMLVYSVLNQAEETIKNVAFKFIDEASFMQALIRTIEGSIRSFVATKRQSEILALRSEIIEHVKSQLDVLLESWGYHLTDLQLNDIAFDEVIMRSMAQVVASSNLKAAAENEGQALLITKTKAAQAEGNAIQISAEAEKTASQLRGQGVALFREEVAKGMAESAKVMNEANLDASLILFSIWTEAIKHFAENGKGNVIFLDGSTEGMQKTMNQLLAVENMKRGGDSGIIPTSTPGKR, encoded by the coding sequence ATGAGCTTTCTAGGCATATTTTTCGTACTGGCAATCATTATCATCTACCTTTCTGTGGTCATTGTGCAGCAGGGCACCGTGGCCGTTATCACCGTTTTTGGTAAATACTCCCGAGTTATGACGCCGGGCCTGAACTTTAAAATCCCCTTTATTGAGTTCATTTACCGACGTATTTCTATTCAGAATCGATCCGTGGAGCTGGCGTTTCAGGCCATCACTGCCGATCAGGCCAATGTGAATTTCAAGGCCATGCTGGTTTATTCGGTCCTTAATCAGGCTGAAGAGACGATTAAAAACGTAGCCTTCAAGTTCATTGACGAAGCCTCATTTATGCAGGCGCTCATTCGGACCATTGAAGGCTCGATCCGGAGTTTTGTGGCTACCAAACGCCAGTCAGAAATTCTGGCACTGCGTTCCGAAATCATCGAACACGTAAAATCTCAACTTGATGTCCTGCTCGAAAGTTGGGGGTATCACCTCACCGACCTCCAGTTAAACGATATCGCCTTCGACGAAGTCATTATGCGGTCAATGGCGCAGGTTGTGGCTTCCTCAAACCTGAAAGCAGCTGCCGAAAACGAAGGACAGGCCTTACTGATTACCAAGACCAAAGCGGCTCAGGCCGAAGGGAATGCTATCCAGATTTCTGCCGAAGCAGAAAAAACGGCTTCGCAATTACGCGGTCAGGGTGTGGCTTTGTTTCGGGAAGAAGTTGCTAAGGGTATGGCCGAGTCAGCCAAAGTAATGAATGAAGCGAACCTGGATGCTTCGTTGATTTTGTTCTCGATCTGGACCGAAGCCATCAAGCATTTTGCCGAAAACGGGAAGGGTAATGTCATTTTCTTAGACGGTTCCACCGAGGGTATGCAAAAAACAATGAACCAGCTATTAGCCGTTGAAAACATGAAGCGAGGTGGTGATTCCGGTATAATACCGACATCTACCCCCGGAAAACGCTGA
- a CDS encoding MFS transporter: protein MKKALLPLAIGGFGIGMTEFVMMGILPDIANSLTISIPAAGHLISAYALGVVLGAPLLVGIAGNYPPKKILLGLMALFTFCNVLSSFAPNYEIMLLTRLLSGLPHGAFFGVGAVVASRLAGKGKEAQAISMMFAGLTVANIIGVPLGTYIGHTMSWRITFVIIAAVGLITMACIQKLLPVMPVVGESNLRKDLKLFTHIEPWLILGITAIGTGGLFAWFSYIAPLLTEVAHFSSNQLTWILVLAGLGMAVGNLISGRTADLISPIKATALFLLLMSISLVIVYYVSPFQIPLLGMTFITGAIAFSLGAPIQILMIRAANGSEMLASSVSQAGFNIGNALGAYLGGLPIAAGLGYSSPELVGAMLAFTGFIMAMMMYYRQKEVVNYELSTGH from the coding sequence ATGAAAAAAGCATTGTTGCCTCTCGCCATCGGAGGCTTTGGAATTGGCATGACGGAGTTCGTCATGATGGGCATTCTGCCTGATATTGCAAACTCATTAACCATCTCGATTCCGGCTGCTGGTCACCTTATTTCGGCCTATGCGCTGGGTGTTGTACTGGGTGCTCCACTGCTGGTGGGCATTGCCGGAAATTATCCTCCCAAGAAAATTCTGTTGGGCCTGATGGCCTTGTTTACTTTTTGTAATGTACTCTCGTCGTTTGCTCCGAATTATGAAATCATGTTGCTAACCCGCTTGCTATCGGGCCTGCCGCATGGTGCATTTTTTGGGGTAGGAGCCGTAGTAGCCAGTCGATTAGCGGGTAAGGGAAAAGAAGCGCAGGCTATTTCTATGATGTTTGCCGGGCTGACCGTTGCCAACATCATTGGGGTTCCGTTAGGTACCTATATTGGGCATACCATGAGCTGGCGCATCACGTTTGTGATCATTGCCGCCGTGGGCCTGATCACGATGGCTTGTATTCAGAAACTGCTACCGGTTATGCCGGTAGTGGGTGAATCTAATCTGCGTAAAGACCTGAAGCTGTTTACGCACATAGAGCCCTGGCTCATTTTAGGCATTACGGCCATTGGTACCGGCGGGTTATTTGCCTGGTTCAGCTATATCGCTCCATTACTCACAGAAGTCGCACACTTTAGCAGCAATCAACTTACCTGGATTCTGGTACTGGCCGGTTTAGGCATGGCCGTTGGTAATTTGATTTCGGGGCGCACTGCGGATCTTATCTCGCCGATAAAGGCTACCGCTCTATTTTTATTGTTGATGTCTATTAGTCTGGTCATAGTCTATTATGTCTCGCCCTTTCAGATACCACTGCTGGGCATGACATTTATTACGGGCGCTATTGCTTTCTCCCTGGGCGCGCCAATCCAGATTTTGATGATTCGGGCTGCCAATGGTTCCGAAATGCTGGCGTCATCAGTAAGTCAGGCTGGTTTTAACATCGGTAATGCGCTGGGGGCTTACCTGGGCGGATTACCCATTGCGGCTGGCTTAGGCTATTCATCCCCAGAATTAGTTGGTGCAATGCTGGCATTTACTGGTTTTATCATGGCCATGATGATGTATTATCGGCAGAAAGAGGTTGTCAATTACGAGTTATCAACCGGACATTAA
- a CDS encoding serine hydrolase, producing MNNTPIRNRFYLAIIAVLLAVSATFAQDKAAKIDALVQQYVANRQFNGTVLVAEHGKVIFKKGYGMANMEWNIPNTPDTKFRLGSITKQFTAMLIMQLVEKGKLKLNGKITDYLPDYPKATGDKITVHHLLTHTSGIPNYTNVPRFFETLARNPYTPTVFTKEFSNLPLDFEPGTKFNYSNSGYFLLGVIVEKVTGKSYADLLKETILIPAQLNDTGYDLFSPILPKRAAGYEKERGTYVNAPYLDMSIPYAAGSMYSTVEDLYRWDQVLYTDKLLSASLKASMFTPFLGSYEEGFGYAYGWIVGKTKVGERKDSLLLIEHGGGINGFNTLISRLPQDKQLVVLLNNTGGAPLSGIRKNILNILYNQPVEAPKKPITDLLRQSILSEPLAKTQGKFSAWKTDKTYGINENDLNNLGYELMGSGKLPESIAVFTFNVDAFPKSYNVYDSRGEAYMKAGDKAAAIQDYKKSVELNPRNTNGFDKLKELGEKVEAPKETAVTVDAQTLESYVGNYELAPSFSIVITRDGDKLFGQATGQSKFELFAESKTKFYLKVVEAQVTFDTNDKGEVTQLILHQNGRDMPGKRVK from the coding sequence ATGAACAATACACCTATACGTAATCGATTCTATCTGGCCATTATAGCCGTTCTGCTGGCCGTTTCTGCGACGTTCGCTCAGGACAAAGCCGCTAAAATTGACGCGCTTGTTCAGCAATATGTGGCCAATCGGCAGTTCAACGGAACTGTGCTGGTGGCTGAGCATGGCAAGGTGATTTTTAAGAAAGGCTACGGCATGGCCAATATGGAGTGGAACATTCCTAATACACCTGATACCAAATTCAGGCTGGGCTCCATTACCAAGCAGTTTACTGCCATGCTTATAATGCAACTGGTTGAAAAAGGGAAGCTGAAACTGAACGGAAAAATCACAGATTATTTGCCCGATTACCCCAAAGCAACCGGCGATAAAATCACCGTTCATCACCTGCTCACGCACACATCGGGTATTCCAAATTATACCAATGTACCACGATTTTTCGAGACACTGGCTCGTAACCCTTATACACCAACAGTATTTACGAAAGAATTTTCCAACCTGCCTCTGGATTTTGAACCAGGAACGAAGTTTAATTATAGCAATTCCGGCTACTTTCTGTTAGGCGTTATTGTAGAAAAGGTGACTGGGAAATCCTATGCTGACCTCCTAAAAGAAACGATTCTTATACCCGCACAGCTAAACGATACAGGTTACGATTTATTCAGCCCGATACTACCCAAACGGGCTGCAGGCTACGAAAAAGAAAGAGGGACGTACGTTAATGCGCCCTATCTAGATATGTCAATTCCGTATGCGGCTGGGTCAATGTATTCAACAGTAGAGGATTTATATCGCTGGGATCAGGTATTGTATACCGATAAGCTTTTGTCGGCATCGTTGAAAGCGTCAATGTTTACGCCATTCCTGGGAAGTTATGAAGAGGGGTTTGGCTATGCCTACGGATGGATAGTTGGTAAAACCAAGGTTGGCGAACGGAAAGACAGCTTGTTATTGATTGAACATGGGGGAGGCATAAATGGCTTCAATACCCTGATTAGTCGACTGCCTCAGGATAAACAGCTAGTGGTGTTATTGAATAACACAGGTGGTGCCCCACTTAGTGGCATCCGTAAAAATATCCTTAATATTCTTTACAATCAACCCGTTGAAGCGCCTAAAAAGCCGATTACAGATTTGCTTCGGCAGTCAATCCTGTCAGAACCTTTGGCCAAAACACAGGGAAAATTTAGCGCGTGGAAGACCGATAAAACCTATGGCATCAATGAGAACGACTTAAATAATCTGGGGTATGAACTCATGGGTAGTGGAAAATTACCTGAGTCAATAGCTGTATTTACGTTCAACGTTGACGCGTTCCCAAAATCGTACAATGTCTATGATAGCCGGGGCGAAGCATACATGAAAGCGGGTGATAAAGCGGCTGCTATTCAGGATTACAAAAAATCAGTCGAACTCAACCCGCGTAATACCAACGGGTTCGACAAACTGAAGGAATTAGGCGAAAAAGTAGAAGCACCCAAAGAAACGGCCGTTACTGTCGATGCACAAACGTTAGAGTCGTATGTAGGTAACTATGAGCTGGCTCCTTCCTTCTCGATCGTAATCACACGAGATGGTGATAAACTCTTCGGACAAGCCACCGGGCAGTCTAAATTTGAGCTTTTTGCCGAGTCGAAAACGAAATTTTACCTCAAAGTTGTTGAAGCTCAGGTAACGTTTGACACGAACGATAAAGGCGAAGTAACGCAACTAATTCTCCATCAGAATGGACGCGATATGCCGGGCAAACGAGTTAAATAA
- a CDS encoding XisI protein, whose translation MDTKITTYSAIVTQWLDEFVTRMNGGRSSEYELIADETHHHYQVIRTGWRKDVFEYNVVFHFQIKPTGKVWLLVNNTDILVTDDLIERGIPALDIVIGFLPEFMRSYSGFAVA comes from the coding sequence ATGGATACTAAAATAACAACCTATTCGGCAATCGTTACTCAATGGCTTGATGAATTTGTTACGCGGATGAACGGTGGGCGAAGTTCTGAATATGAGCTAATTGCTGATGAAACTCATCATCATTATCAAGTAATACGAACAGGCTGGCGTAAAGATGTCTTCGAGTACAACGTTGTCTTCCATTTTCAGATCAAACCGACAGGTAAAGTTTGGCTACTGGTCAATAATACCGACATATTAGTAACCGATGATTTGATTGAACGGGGTATCCCCGCATTAGATATTGTCATTGGCTTCTTGCCAGAATTCATGCGCTCTTACTCCGGGTTTGCTGTAGCTTAG
- the polA gene encoding DNA polymerase I, whose protein sequence is MAKPQKKLFLLDALALIYRAHFAFSKAPRISSRGVNTSAVFGFMNAMIEVLTKEKPTHIGVAFDSAKKTFRHEQFPMYKANRQSQPEDISVAMPYIKQIVEAMHIPMLILDGYEADDIIGTIAKKAALADFEVYMMTPDKDYGQLVEEHIHIYKPAFMGKPAEKLGVNEVLDRWQIERIDQVTDMLGLMGDSVDNIPGIPGIGEKTAQKLITDFGSVENLIARADELKGKLKENVVNFAQQGLLSKQLATIHLDVPVPFDEEHLRHTEYDKPRLAALLDELEFRQMKTRLLGDFDEKPLPAAFKAPATAQMNLFDSPGGNSPAFMPFPNMGAVNPSGADDLPFDFGSEKTPATPAKTASKSKKTPVSVPTASASEATPGQVTDTITTDDSTGAEAPAYLDVYPDYEIDPVQPERRKTILSVKHDYRLVDTPQLRASLVHYLGLQESICFDSETTAIDPVEADLVGLSFAYRKGEAFYVPVPSEREEAQAIVDQFKPVFENASIGKIGQNLKYDLLMLKKYGVEVQGKLFDTMIAHYLIEPEMRHNMDMMAMTYLNYSPVEIEALIGKKGKGQLTMRDVDIQKVVDYAAEDADITLQLKETFAPRLEKDSLYKLFDQVEMPLVQVLTDLELEGIKIDTNALAELSATLEVDMRQVQQEIFDIAGEPFNIGSPKQLGEVLFDKLKLDKNAKKTKTGQYATGEEILSKMEAEHEIARKILDYRELIKLKNTYVDVLPLLISKRTGRIHTSFNQAVAATGRLSSVNPNLQNIPIRTPRGQEIRKAFVPRGPEFLIMSADYSQIELRIMAAFSGDQTMLEAFNNGVDIHTQTASKVFHVGLDEVTSDMRRKAKTINFGIIYGISSFGLSQRLKIPRKEAAQIIEEYFAGFPAVKDYIDQCIEKARGFGYAETILGRRRYLRDINSRNQTDRMFAERNAVNAPIQGSAADMLKIAMIRIHEFMQQEKLKSKMILTVHDELVFDAHRDEIDLLRVRVDEIMRNAIPMGVKMETGIGTGENWLLAH, encoded by the coding sequence ATGGCTAAACCACAAAAAAAACTGTTTCTGTTAGATGCGCTGGCCCTTATTTACCGCGCTCATTTTGCCTTCAGCAAAGCACCCCGTATCTCGTCGCGAGGGGTTAATACGTCGGCCGTTTTTGGCTTCATGAATGCCATGATCGAGGTTCTGACGAAGGAAAAACCTACCCACATCGGCGTTGCGTTCGACTCGGCTAAGAAGACTTTTCGGCACGAGCAATTTCCGATGTATAAGGCCAACCGGCAATCGCAACCCGAAGATATCAGCGTGGCCATGCCCTACATCAAACAGATTGTAGAAGCCATGCACATTCCGATGCTGATTCTGGACGGCTACGAGGCCGATGACATTATTGGGACAATTGCCAAGAAAGCGGCCCTGGCTGATTTTGAGGTGTATATGATGACACCCGATAAAGATTACGGTCAATTGGTGGAAGAGCATATTCATATTTATAAGCCCGCCTTTATGGGCAAACCCGCCGAAAAGCTGGGCGTGAATGAAGTGCTGGATCGCTGGCAAATTGAACGGATCGATCAGGTAACGGATATGCTGGGCCTTATGGGCGATTCGGTCGATAACATTCCGGGTATTCCGGGCATTGGTGAAAAAACGGCCCAAAAGCTCATCACGGATTTTGGTTCGGTCGAAAACCTGATTGCCCGCGCCGATGAACTCAAAGGAAAGCTCAAGGAAAATGTGGTCAATTTTGCGCAACAGGGCTTGCTCTCGAAACAACTGGCAACCATTCATCTGGACGTACCCGTACCCTTCGACGAAGAACACCTTCGGCATACCGAATACGACAAACCCCGATTGGCCGCGCTGTTGGATGAACTGGAATTTCGGCAGATGAAAACCCGATTACTCGGCGATTTTGACGAAAAGCCCTTGCCCGCTGCGTTTAAAGCACCAGCTACGGCCCAAATGAACCTGTTCGATTCTCCCGGTGGCAACTCGCCAGCCTTCATGCCCTTCCCGAATATGGGAGCGGTTAATCCATCGGGAGCCGATGATTTACCGTTTGATTTTGGTTCAGAAAAAACACCAGCAACTCCAGCAAAGACAGCATCAAAATCGAAGAAAACGCCGGTTAGTGTCCCGACTGCATCGGCTTCTGAAGCGACTCCCGGACAGGTAACGGATACAATCACGACAGATGACTCCACAGGGGCAGAAGCCCCCGCTTACCTGGATGTTTACCCTGATTACGAAATAGACCCAGTCCAGCCCGAACGCCGGAAAACGATCTTATCGGTTAAGCACGACTACCGATTGGTCGATACGCCCCAATTACGGGCCAGTCTGGTGCATTACCTGGGACTTCAGGAAAGCATTTGCTTTGATTCCGAAACCACGGCTATTGACCCTGTAGAAGCCGATCTGGTTGGCTTGTCATTCGCGTATCGAAAAGGCGAAGCGTTTTACGTTCCAGTACCGTCTGAGCGGGAGGAGGCACAGGCTATTGTGGATCAGTTTAAACCCGTTTTTGAAAACGCCAGTATCGGTAAGATTGGGCAGAATCTGAAATACGACCTGCTCATGCTGAAAAAGTATGGGGTAGAAGTACAGGGTAAGCTCTTCGATACCATGATTGCCCATTACCTGATTGAGCCGGAAATGCGCCATAATATGGACATGATGGCCATGACCTACCTGAACTACAGTCCGGTTGAGATTGAAGCATTGATTGGGAAGAAAGGAAAAGGCCAGCTGACCATGCGCGATGTGGATATTCAGAAAGTTGTCGACTACGCGGCTGAAGATGCCGATATAACACTTCAACTCAAGGAAACCTTTGCCCCAAGACTCGAAAAGGACAGTCTGTACAAACTGTTCGATCAGGTAGAAATGCCACTCGTGCAGGTATTGACCGACCTCGAACTGGAAGGCATCAAGATCGATACCAATGCATTGGCAGAATTGTCGGCTACACTTGAAGTGGATATGCGACAGGTGCAACAGGAGATTTTTGACATTGCAGGCGAGCCCTTCAATATTGGATCACCAAAGCAACTGGGCGAGGTGTTGTTTGATAAACTGAAGCTTGACAAGAACGCTAAAAAGACCAAAACAGGCCAGTACGCTACAGGCGAGGAGATTCTGTCGAAGATGGAAGCCGAGCACGAGATTGCCCGGAAGATTCTGGACTACCGTGAGTTGATCAAACTCAAAAACACCTACGTGGATGTGCTCCCCTTGCTGATTAGCAAGCGAACGGGCCGGATTCATACATCGTTTAACCAGGCGGTTGCTGCTACCGGACGTTTGTCGTCGGTCAATCCTAACCTGCAAAATATCCCGATTCGAACCCCGCGTGGGCAGGAAATTCGAAAAGCGTTTGTACCCCGTGGGCCCGAATTTCTGATCATGTCGGCCGACTATTCGCAAATTGAGTTGCGTATTATGGCGGCCTTTAGTGGTGATCAAACGATGCTGGAAGCCTTTAATAATGGGGTCGATATTCACACCCAAACCGCCAGCAAAGTCTTTCACGTTGGTCTGGATGAAGTAACAAGCGACATGCGCCGGAAGGCCAAAACCATCAATTTCGGGATTATCTATGGTATTTCGTCGTTTGGGTTATCACAACGCTTAAAGATTCCGCGCAAAGAAGCGGCTCAGATTATCGAGGAGTATTTTGCGGGTTTCCCGGCGGTAAAAGACTACATCGACCAATGCATTGAGAAAGCACGCGGCTTTGGTTATGCTGAAACCATTCTGGGCCGTCGCCGATACCTGCGCGACATCAACTCCCGCAACCAGACCGACCGGATGTTTGCCGAACGTAACGCCGTGAATGCCCCCATCCAGGGCAGTGCCGCCGACATGCTCAAGATTGCCATGATTCGGATTCACGAGTTCATGCAGCAGGAGAAATTGAAGTCGAAAATGATCCTCACCGTCCACGATGAACTGGTCTTCGACGCCCACCGTGACGAAATTGACCTCCTCCGTGTACGTGTCGACGAGATCATGCGGAACGCCATTCCTATGGGCGTTAAGATGGAAACTGGCATCGGCACGGGAGAGAATTGGTTGCTGGCGCACTGA
- a CDS encoding fasciclin domain-containing protein encodes MSIHHYASTGRSWSLLLTLLTALIISFSSCKEQEDTTPKLSTITELINTGSKFTLLKAALVRTGLDGTLSQPGTYTVFAPTDDAFKLFGYGDVATVNAAPVETLKAVLQYHVLGTRLESSSIPVAVNTAQQTLIPTAVLYTSKVLSGTSTTSSSTKLSINGAHVLQADGQASNGVIYAIDRILIPPVLGNVVTTLQNSSLLFPTVSFKLLQAAVTKAGVGAILTGPGPITVFAPTDAAFKAVGYDSAMIAKAPVGILANILSYHVLDSRTYTPLITNGSSLTTLQGGTLTAGISTTALTVTGKGNANTASNIIGADISATNGVVHIIDRLLIP; translated from the coding sequence ATGTCCATCCATCACTACGCGTCTACTGGACGTAGCTGGAGTCTGCTACTCACGTTATTAACGGCTCTGATCATTTCATTTTCTTCCTGTAAAGAACAGGAGGATACCACACCAAAGCTGTCAACAATTACGGAGCTTATCAACACCGGAAGTAAGTTTACGCTCCTCAAGGCAGCACTGGTGCGGACTGGATTAGATGGTACGCTCAGCCAGCCGGGTACGTACACCGTATTTGCGCCCACAGACGATGCCTTTAAACTGTTTGGGTATGGTGATGTCGCTACGGTTAATGCGGCCCCTGTCGAAACATTGAAAGCCGTTTTACAATACCATGTGCTCGGAACCCGTCTGGAATCGTCATCTATACCTGTTGCGGTCAATACAGCTCAACAGACATTAATTCCTACGGCTGTTCTCTATACTTCTAAAGTTTTATCGGGAACCTCCACTACATCTTCCTCTACGAAGTTATCAATCAATGGTGCCCATGTATTGCAGGCTGATGGACAGGCCAGTAATGGCGTTATTTATGCCATTGACCGGATATTGATACCGCCTGTATTAGGCAACGTGGTTACCACGCTCCAAAATAGTTCGCTTCTGTTTCCTACTGTCTCGTTTAAACTGCTACAGGCGGCCGTAACAAAAGCGGGTGTTGGCGCAATACTAACGGGACCAGGCCCAATAACAGTTTTTGCTCCGACAGATGCGGCATTTAAGGCTGTTGGGTATGACTCTGCTATGATTGCCAAAGCCCCCGTGGGCATATTGGCCAATATTTTAAGTTATCATGTCCTGGATAGCCGTACGTATACACCGCTGATTACCAACGGATCGAGCTTAACCACTCTACAGGGCGGAACCCTAACCGCTGGCATCAGTACCACGGCCCTAACCGTTACCGGGAAAGGTAATGCCAATACTGCCTCGAACATTATTGGGGCCGATATTTCGGCAACCAATGGCGTGGTTCATATTATTGACCGACTATTGATACCGTAA